A stretch of the Leptotrichia sp. oral taxon 223 genome encodes the following:
- a CDS encoding response regulator transcription factor — MKVLVFNKNEKTRMVVGQLLKELSFNVILAENEEQMLDALKTESLDISFLDISSIEDFPLAIERIIRYKRQSYILMAIEQDDRYAKTEALLKGIDDYIYNDFRLEELSAKFRAIVRILNKRLTEDEMGILTAYDLTLNPANREVKRDGKEIELTNKEFLLLEYFLRNKNRVLTRTMISEKIWDIDFVSESNIVDVYVNFLRSKIDKGFDQKIIKTVRSVGYIIKE; from the coding sequence ATGAAAGTATTAGTATTTAATAAAAATGAAAAAACCAGAATGGTAGTGGGTCAGCTGTTAAAAGAATTAAGTTTTAATGTAATATTGGCAGAAAACGAGGAACAAATGCTGGATGCATTAAAGACAGAATCCCTTGATATCTCTTTTCTAGACATCAGTTCAATTGAAGATTTCCCATTGGCAATTGAAAGAATAATAAGATATAAAAGACAAAGCTATATCTTGATGGCGATTGAACAGGATGACAGATATGCTAAGACAGAGGCGTTATTAAAGGGAATCGATGACTACATATATAATGACTTTAGACTGGAAGAACTTTCTGCTAAATTCAGAGCGATCGTAAGAATTTTAAACAAACGTTTGACAGAAGACGAAATGGGAATTTTGACGGCTTACGATTTAACATTAAATCCTGCAAACAGAGAAGTTAAACGTGATGGAAAAGAAATTGAGCTGACAAATAAAGAATTTTTGCTGCTTGAATATTTTTTAAGAAACAAGAACAGAGTGCTTACAAGAACTATGATTTCTGAAAAAATCTGGGATATAGACTTTGTTTCAGAAAGTAATATTGTAGATGTGTATGTTAATTTCTTAAGATCTAAGATAGATAAGGGATTTGATCAAAAAATTATAAAAACTGTAAGAAGTGTCGGATATATTATAAAGGAGTAG
- a CDS encoding Mrp/NBP35 family ATP-binding protein, translating to MQTNPALAERKQRIDSNMSNIKHKIVIMSGKGGVGKTTVSVNLAYGLSLRGYKVGILDADLHGPNVPLMFGKEGVKLSKIAEPLEITQNLHISSLSFFIPDNSPVVWKGPQKITAIMEMLEGIKWGEIDFLIVDLPPGTGDETLGITQNIGTDSKAIIVTTPQKVSLLDSTRAINFARLINLNLLGIIENMSGFICPDCQKEMNIFKKGGVKKLAQEKKIDFLGSIPLDGNIVESSDSGLPFISNDSVASRRMNDVINKVIENLENKNESK from the coding sequence ATGCAGACTAATCCAGCTTTAGCTGAACGAAAACAAAGAATTGATTCCAATATGTCCAATATTAAGCATAAAATTGTAATTATGAGCGGTAAAGGCGGTGTTGGAAAAACAACAGTATCTGTTAATTTAGCTTATGGATTATCATTGCGAGGCTATAAGGTTGGTATTCTTGATGCTGATTTGCATGGACCCAATGTCCCGCTTATGTTTGGAAAAGAAGGCGTAAAACTTTCAAAAATCGCTGAACCGCTGGAAATAACCCAAAATTTGCATATATCATCATTAAGTTTTTTTATTCCAGATAATTCACCAGTTGTGTGGAAAGGCCCGCAAAAAATTACAGCAATAATGGAAATGCTGGAAGGAATTAAATGGGGAGAAATTGACTTTTTAATAGTTGATTTGCCGCCAGGAACAGGTGATGAAACATTAGGTATTACACAAAATATAGGCACAGATTCAAAAGCGATAATTGTTACAACACCACAAAAAGTTTCTTTGCTGGATTCCACAAGAGCAATAAATTTTGCTAGACTGATAAATCTAAATCTGCTTGGTATAATTGAAAATATGAGTGGTTTTATTTGCCCTGACTGTCAAAAGGAAATGAATATTTTTAAAAAAGGCGGTGTTAAAAAGTTGGCCCAAGAGAAAAAAATAGATTTTCTAGGCTCAATACCATTAGATGGGAATATCGTAGAATCTAGTGATAGCGGGTTACCATTTATTTCAAACGATTCTGTGGCATCAAGACGGATGAATGACGTAATTAATAAAGTAATAGAAAATTTAGAAAACAAAAACGAAAGTAAATAA
- a CDS encoding YiiX/YebB-like N1pC/P60 family cysteine hydrolase, which translates to MNIYLKASLRRLLLFLILSLSLICKTKTEDKYFWYSPREVIANVDKLQPGDILILSKRPTLRSMWGHAAVLNENKKVVEFPSYSAGYSESPLYAWQNINRKVAIFRLKGIDNKFKAALFKEIDETTTKPYGLTFHKNFDKRLYCSQFIYIVFKKAGEKVGREVNLDSNGGGWVMPFDIMDSPLLENISIYN; encoded by the coding sequence ATGAATATTTATTTAAAAGCCAGTCTGCGAAGATTACTGTTATTTTTAATATTGTCATTGTCCCTTATATGCAAGACAAAGACAGAAGACAAATATTTCTGGTATTCCCCGAGGGAAGTTATTGCAAATGTGGATAAATTGCAGCCAGGAGATATTCTTATTTTATCAAAAAGGCCAACTTTACGTTCAATGTGGGGACACGCCGCCGTTCTTAATGAAAATAAAAAAGTAGTTGAATTTCCCTCATATTCTGCTGGTTACAGCGAAAGCCCGCTATATGCCTGGCAAAATATCAATAGAAAAGTAGCTATTTTTAGGCTAAAAGGGATTGATAATAAATTTAAGGCAGCATTATTCAAAGAAATTGATGAAACAACAACAAAGCCATATGGACTGACATTTCACAAAAACTTTGATAAAAGACTTTATTGTTCACAGTTCATTTATATAGTGTTTAAAAAGGCGGGAGAAAAAGTCGGACGTGAAGTAAATCTTGACTCCAATGGCGGCGGCTGGGTTATGCCATTTGATATAATGGATTCTCCATTGCTGGAAAACATTTCTATTTATAATTAA
- the metA gene encoding homoserine O-succinyltransferase, with the protein MPIKIPNNLPAVDILAKENIFVMDENRALSQDIRPLKFIIINLMPTKIETETQLLRLLSNTPLQMEVTFLKMASYVSKNISEEHMSNFYKTFNDIRNDYFDGLIITGAPVENLPFEEVAYWQELTKVMEWSKTHVYSTMCICWGAQASLYYHYGIKKYPLKEKLFGIYPLKIDIFHTMLLRGFDEVFNMPQSRHTEVRVEDIEKVPELEIIANSKEAGVSIVRTKDKRNIFIMGHLEYDRMTLAKEYERDVKLGKDIKVPFNYYPNDDVSKEPLFIWRAHANLLFSNWVNHHVYQGTPYDLTKLSEISNFQI; encoded by the coding sequence ATGCCTATAAAAATACCAAATAACTTACCGGCTGTAGATATTTTAGCAAAGGAGAACATCTTTGTAATGGATGAAAATAGGGCATTGTCGCAAGATATTCGTCCTTTAAAATTTATAATAATAAATCTTATGCCTACAAAAATTGAAACGGAAACTCAGCTATTAAGATTGCTTAGTAATACTCCGCTTCAAATGGAAGTTACCTTTTTGAAAATGGCTTCCTACGTATCAAAAAATATTTCAGAAGAGCATATGTCTAATTTTTATAAAACTTTTAACGATATAAGGAATGACTATTTTGATGGTTTAATTATAACAGGAGCTCCGGTGGAGAATTTGCCTTTTGAAGAAGTTGCCTACTGGCAGGAACTGACAAAAGTTATGGAATGGAGCAAAACTCACGTTTATTCGACAATGTGCATTTGCTGGGGGGCGCAGGCGTCACTTTACTATCATTATGGAATAAAGAAATATCCGTTAAAAGAAAAGCTTTTTGGAATTTATCCTTTAAAAATTGATATTTTCCATACGATGCTGCTGCGTGGGTTTGATGAAGTGTTTAATATGCCGCAGTCAAGACATACGGAAGTACGTGTAGAAGATATTGAAAAAGTACCAGAATTGGAAATTATCGCAAATTCTAAGGAAGCGGGAGTCAGCATTGTCCGTACTAAGGATAAAAGAAATATCTTTATTATGGGACATTTGGAATATGATAGAATGACGCTTGCAAAAGAATATGAACGAGATGTGAAATTAGGAAAAGATATAAAAGTTCCGTTTAATTATTATCCAAATGATGATGTAAGCAAAGAACCGCTTTTTATATGGCGGGCTCACGCAAATTTACTATTTTCCAACTGGGTAAATCACCACGTTTATCAGGGTACACCGTATGATTTGACGAAATTGTCAGAAATTTCTAATTTTCAGATTTAG
- the dnaN gene encoding DNA polymerase III subunit beta — translation MLHIIVDRKSLLKAITIVENAVTENKIREVLSGIYIETNEGKAILRGTDLELSINTKIEAQVEEDGKIVIKHKLIEEFLKQISDEKITLIEENGKLIIQASSTNTEFSLYDAENFPVQSKLENGVEYVFEKEKLLNNIENVKISASPNPENLAVNCIRVEIEEDKLKLVSSDTYRLTYIEEDLDDTQKGKENLSLSIPLKTIDGLIKIMKLIDEENITVKSDGSKVFFQFSNVEILTRTIDLQFPDYKSILNNSQHNKKILLNTKDFLSVLRRTAIFVRDNKEAKNGGIFNFANNRLLLTGTSENAQIKEEIATIQEGDDLKISLNVRFLLDYISTIKGKVTVLELLNNKSSVIVRDEDNDKSLYFTMPLALRES, via the coding sequence ATGTTACATATAATCGTTGATAGAAAATCATTGTTAAAAGCTATAACTATAGTTGAAAATGCAGTAACTGAAAATAAAATAAGAGAAGTCCTTTCTGGAATCTATATTGAAACAAACGAAGGAAAGGCAATTTTACGAGGAACAGATTTGGAACTGTCTATAAATACAAAAATAGAGGCACAAGTTGAAGAAGATGGAAAAATTGTCATAAAACATAAATTAATTGAAGAATTTTTAAAACAAATTTCTGATGAAAAAATTACACTAATTGAAGAAAATGGTAAACTAATAATTCAGGCAAGTTCTACAAATACTGAATTTTCATTATACGATGCAGAAAATTTCCCAGTTCAGTCAAAACTGGAAAATGGAGTTGAATATGTATTTGAAAAGGAAAAATTATTAAATAATATTGAAAATGTAAAAATTTCAGCTTCGCCAAATCCAGAAAATCTAGCTGTAAACTGTATCAGAGTGGAAATTGAGGAAGACAAATTAAAACTGGTTTCATCTGACACATATAGATTGACATACATTGAAGAAGATTTGGATGACACTCAAAAAGGGAAGGAAAATCTTAGTCTGAGCATTCCGTTAAAGACAATTGACGGATTAATAAAAATTATGAAACTTATTGATGAAGAAAATATTACCGTAAAATCAGATGGCTCAAAAGTGTTTTTCCAATTTTCAAATGTAGAAATATTAACTCGTACAATTGATCTGCAATTTCCAGATTACAAGTCAATTTTAAATAATTCGCAGCATAATAAAAAAATATTGTTAAATACAAAGGATTTTTTATCGGTATTAAGAAGAACAGCTATATTTGTTAGGGATAACAAAGAAGCTAAAAATGGCGGAATATTTAATTTTGCCAATAACAGGCTGCTGCTTACTGGAACGAGTGAAAATGCGCAGATAAAAGAGGAAATTGCAACAATTCAGGAAGGTGATGATTTAAAAATTTCATTGAATGTAAGGTTTTTACTTGACTACATTTCTACAATTAAAGGAAAAGTAACCGTGCTGGAATTGCTAAATAACAAAAGTTCGGTAATTGTAAGAGATGAAGATAATGATAAATCACTATATTTCACAATGCCATTGGCGCTTAGGGAAAGTTAA
- a CDS encoding RNA polymerase sigma factor RpoD/SigA codes for MEDNNLNLMSLYLSDIQKFDLLSKEEEYELLKRIREDDDEQARQLLILSNLRLVISTAKKSLGNGLPLIDLISEGNIGLIKAINKFDYEKGHRFSTYAVWWIKQSIKKAIINIGRDIRIPSYKYEQLSKVNKVIKDYTAVHGEAPSTEYIAKKVDLKESKVILLLGEFQDIMSLNETIGDNIYLEDIIGKNDDVEDKIIKEDQLIEMKDLLERVLNERERAILEYRYGLYDNKIHTLKEIGEQMGITRERVRQIEKKAITKLKEHLEEYKDIL; via the coding sequence ATGGAAGATAACAACTTAAACTTGATGTCGTTATATTTAAGTGATATTCAAAAATTTGATTTACTCTCAAAGGAAGAAGAATACGAACTGTTAAAACGGATTAGGGAAGATGATGACGAACAGGCAAGGCAATTATTAATTTTATCAAATTTAAGATTGGTAATAAGTACAGCTAAAAAGTCACTTGGAAATGGGCTTCCTCTGATTGATCTGATTAGCGAGGGTAATATTGGATTGATAAAAGCTATAAATAAATTTGATTATGAAAAAGGACATAGGTTTAGTACATATGCAGTATGGTGGATAAAACAGTCGATAAAAAAAGCAATTATTAATATAGGGCGTGATATAAGAATACCATCTTATAAATATGAACAATTATCAAAAGTGAATAAGGTTATAAAGGATTATACTGCCGTTCATGGTGAAGCTCCATCAACAGAATACATTGCAAAGAAAGTTGATCTGAAGGAAAGTAAGGTTATTTTGCTTTTAGGTGAATTTCAAGATATAATGTCGCTGAATGAAACAATTGGAGATAATATTTACTTGGAAGACATCATTGGGAAAAATGATGATGTGGAAGATAAAATAATAAAAGAAGATCAGTTAATTGAAATGAAAGACTTGCTTGAAAGAGTTCTGAATGAACGTGAAAGAGCTATTCTTGAGTATCGTTATGGACTGTATGACAATAAGATTCATACATTAAAGGAAATCGGCGAGCAGATGGGCATTACACGTGAAAGAGTAAGACAGATAGAAAAAAAAGCTATAACCAAATTAAAGGAACACTTGGAAGAATATAAGGATATATTATAA
- a CDS encoding NAD(P)H-dependent glycerol-3-phosphate dehydrogenase, whose amino-acid sequence MKNILVIGGGSWGTCLSKLLIENGHKVYLWEHNEEVRKVIRNTKENPQFLPNIKLPESLNVVDDYGEVLENPEKYGKIDILLLATPTQFLRKILKRLKNFLNYNIILVNVAKGLEIATKKRISEIVAEEFENKQYSYVLLAGPTHAEEVAQKLPSAILSVSEDEKAAKTVQTAFSNLYFRVYTGTDLMGAELAGALKNCLAIAAGIADGMGYGDNTKAALITRGINEMFEIAKYYNANPKTFMGLSGLGDIIVTCTSKHSRNRFVGEKLGQGEKIEDIVSHMNMVSEGAETIKALYKIIKENNLKAPIFTALYEVIYNGKPVSELESTFMSRDLKSEFLS is encoded by the coding sequence ATGAAAAATATATTGGTTATTGGCGGCGGAAGCTGGGGCACTTGTCTTTCGAAGCTATTAATAGAAAATGGGCATAAAGTGTATTTGTGGGAGCATAATGAAGAAGTGAGGAAAGTTATTCGCAACACAAAGGAAAATCCGCAATTTTTGCCAAATATAAAATTGCCTGAAAGCCTTAATGTTGTGGATGATTACGGAGAAGTGCTTGAAAATCCTGAAAAATATGGTAAAATTGATATTCTGCTACTGGCGACTCCAACACAATTTTTAAGAAAAATTTTAAAAAGATTGAAAAATTTCTTAAATTATAATATAATACTGGTAAATGTTGCAAAAGGGCTAGAAATTGCTACGAAAAAAAGAATCTCTGAAATAGTGGCTGAAGAATTTGAAAACAAGCAATATAGCTATGTCCTGCTGGCAGGACCGACACACGCTGAAGAAGTCGCTCAAAAACTGCCATCTGCAATACTTTCTGTATCTGAAGATGAAAAAGCTGCAAAAACTGTACAGACAGCATTCAGTAACCTTTATTTTAGAGTTTATACGGGAACGGATCTGATGGGCGCCGAACTTGCGGGAGCATTGAAGAACTGCCTTGCAATTGCAGCGGGAATTGCCGATGGGATGGGTTATGGAGATAACACGAAGGCTGCTCTTATAACTCGTGGAATTAACGAAATGTTTGAAATTGCAAAATATTACAATGCTAATCCTAAAACATTTATGGGATTATCAGGGCTTGGAGATATTATTGTAACTTGTACAAGTAAGCATAGCAGAAACAGGTTTGTAGGAGAAAAGCTGGGACAAGGTGAAAAAATTGAAGACATAGTTTCACATATGAACATGGTGTCAGAAGGTGCAGAAACAATAAAGGCCCTTTATAAAATCATAAAGGAAAATAATCTAAAAGCACCTATTTTCACAGCGCTTTATGAAGTAATCTACAATGGAAAGCCAGTTTCAGAATTGGAATCTACATTTATGAGCAGGGATTTAAAATCAGAATTTTTAAGTTAA
- the plsY gene encoding glycerol-3-phosphate 1-O-acyltransferase PlsY encodes MITILLMAISYILGSIPNALWIGKVFKGIDIREHGSRNTGSTNAARVLGAKLGILTLILDISKGLVPTLMVILLKADFFENLTKISDLDYVLVGICAILGHVFSIFMNFKGGKAVATTLGVFLILVPKAILFAAIVFFAVFAVSRYVSLSSIFAAISLPIFIYFLYQQIIYVILGILIAILITVKHKSNIERLKNGTESKFSLKNKKGNKK; translated from the coding sequence ATGATTACAATTTTATTAATGGCTATTTCCTATATTCTGGGAAGTATACCAAATGCACTTTGGATAGGAAAAGTATTTAAAGGAATAGATATTCGTGAGCATGGAAGCAGAAATACAGGCTCTACAAATGCTGCACGTGTTTTAGGGGCAAAATTAGGTATTTTAACGTTAATATTGGATATTTCAAAAGGATTGGTTCCGACATTAATGGTAATTTTGCTAAAAGCTGATTTTTTTGAAAATTTGACGAAAATTTCAGATTTGGATTATGTATTGGTTGGGATCTGTGCAATTTTAGGGCATGTGTTTTCCATTTTTATGAATTTTAAAGGTGGAAAGGCTGTTGCGACAACGCTTGGAGTATTTTTAATTCTAGTTCCGAAAGCTATATTGTTTGCTGCAATTGTGTTTTTTGCAGTTTTTGCTGTTTCAAGATATGTTTCGCTGTCTTCAATTTTTGCAGCTATATCGCTTCCGATTTTTATATATTTTTTGTATCAGCAGATAATATATGTTATTTTAGGAATTTTAATAGCAATTTTGATTACAGTAAAACATAAAAGCAATATCGAAAGATTAAAAAATGGAACAGAATCTAAATTTAGCTTAAAAAATAAGAAAGGAAATAAAAAATAA
- a CDS encoding MATE family efflux transporter, protein MKLDSKIVRDIFSIGMSPFLLQAASSGVGLVTNKIVDTYGGTYGVAVMTIINSYLPIMTMSVYAVSQAVQPIIGFNYGAKNFRRVKKSLMTAINAGVALSFTFWIIVMLLPKELILFFNEKSTPEALREGVKAIRVYFSLVIISSFGIIVPNYFQATGRSKYSVTLNLLRQVVIFLLVVIIFSNIWKLDGVWLAQPFTDLLFFVILLGFLYKEKRFFDKMIENENNRLEYNGKLNEEEKVKNDK, encoded by the coding sequence ATGAAATTGGATTCAAAAATAGTAAGAGATATTTTTTCAATAGGAATGTCACCATTTCTATTACAAGCCGCAAGTTCAGGAGTAGGACTTGTAACAAATAAAATTGTGGATACTTATGGCGGAACTTATGGTGTGGCGGTTATGACAATCATAAATTCATATTTGCCAATTATGACAATGAGTGTTTATGCGGTTTCTCAAGCTGTTCAGCCGATAATTGGGTTTAATTATGGGGCAAAAAATTTCAGGAGAGTGAAAAAATCTCTAATGACTGCTATAAATGCTGGAGTTGCCTTATCTTTTACATTCTGGATAATCGTAATGCTTTTACCAAAAGAACTGATTTTATTTTTTAATGAAAAAAGTACACCTGAGGCTCTGAGAGAAGGAGTAAAGGCAATTAGAGTATATTTTTCGCTTGTTATAATTTCATCTTTTGGAATAATTGTTCCAAATTATTTTCAGGCGACAGGGCGTTCAAAATATTCAGTTACATTGAATTTATTGCGGCAAGTTGTTATATTTCTATTAGTTGTTATAATTTTTTCAAATATTTGGAAACTGGATGGTGTATGGCTTGCACAGCCATTTACTGATTTACTGTTTTTTGTAATACTTTTAGGATTTTTATATAAGGAAAAAAGATTTTTTGATAAAATGATTGAAAATGAAAATAACAGGCTGGAATATAATGGAAAATTAAATGAAGAGGAAAAAGTAAAGAACGATAAATAA
- a CDS encoding MATE family efflux transporter, whose protein sequence is MEKKREELLKGSILKLFVKYFIPTLIGSAAVVLYNIVDRFFVGKISEKALAGAGIAFYIVMLIIAFSMFIGVGAGTIISIRLGQGKKGEAKKILGNAVTLFTVLGLTLYVLLMLNINTVLRYSGANNETLPYARAYMEIILLAILPLFYSFGLTNVLNAAGAPRVAMFSMLIGAVVNIVLDYVAVMIMHTGIEGTAYATLIGNVLSAIFVLWFLIVGKLPFKIDMFGFKLEEESVITIRFSK, encoded by the coding sequence ATGGAAAAAAAACGTGAGGAACTGTTAAAAGGTTCTATTTTGAAATTATTTGTGAAATATTTCATACCAACGCTTATTGGATCTGCGGCAGTTGTTCTGTACAATATTGTTGACAGGTTCTTTGTTGGGAAAATTAGCGAAAAGGCGCTTGCTGGAGCAGGAATTGCTTTTTATATCGTTATGCTGATTATTGCCTTTTCAATGTTTATCGGAGTTGGAGCCGGAACTATCATTTCGATTAGGCTTGGACAGGGAAAAAAGGGAGAAGCCAAGAAAATATTGGGAAATGCTGTAACATTATTTACTGTTTTAGGACTTACATTGTATGTGCTTTTAATGTTGAATATTAACACGGTTTTACGATATTCAGGTGCTAATAACGAAACATTGCCGTATGCGAGGGCTTATATGGAAATAATATTGCTGGCGATCTTACCGTTGTTTTATTCATTTGGACTGACAAATGTGTTAAATGCGGCTGGAGCACCACGAGTTGCGATGTTTTCAATGCTAATTGGAGCAGTTGTAAATATTGTTCTGGATTATGTGGCTGTAATGATTATGCACACTGGAATTGAGGGAACTGCTTATGCGACATTAATTGGGAATGTGCTGTCTGCAATATTTGTATTGTGGTTTCTAATAGTGGGAAAATTGCCCTTTAAAATAGATATGTTTGGGTTTAAGCTGGAAGAGGAAAGTGTTATCACTATAAGATTTTCAAAATGA
- the lpxB gene encoding lipid-A-disaccharide synthase, with amino-acid sequence MANSKKKKKIFISCGEMSGDLHASYIVEEMRKKDENAEFFGVVGDRSIKAGVKVVNHIKNNDVMGFVEALKKYSYFTEKACEYLKFIKENRIETVIFVDFGGFNLKFFELLKKKISEKKLQNLRMVYYIPPKVWAWGKKRIEKLKKFDDVIVIFPFEKAYYDDTLKKDESKGLKVEYFGNPFVDKYEFSDKLGEKILLLPGSRRQEIEKFLPVVMELVRNEKVKNEKFLMKLASEDHRKYIRDFEKKYKIDVHKIPNLEITFDEIKNIRKDCKYAIATSGTVTFEISLMGLPVIVVYKTSKINAFIARKIVKIKYITLTNLNANREIFKELLQENFSVEKLLEEMEIMEKNKENVVLELKKEREKLGDSGVLEKIADYLLKK; translated from the coding sequence ATGGCAAACTCTAAAAAAAAGAAAAAAATCTTCATTTCCTGTGGTGAAATGTCGGGAGATTTACACGCTTCATACATTGTGGAGGAAATGCGGAAAAAAGATGAAAATGCTGAATTTTTTGGTGTAGTTGGGGATAGATCGATAAAGGCTGGGGTTAAGGTTGTAAATCACATTAAAAATAATGATGTTATGGGATTTGTGGAGGCTTTGAAAAAGTACAGCTATTTTACGGAAAAGGCTTGTGAATATTTAAAGTTTATCAAGGAAAATAGGATAGAAACTGTTATTTTTGTTGATTTTGGAGGATTTAATCTGAAATTTTTTGAATTATTGAAAAAGAAGATTTCAGAAAAAAAACTGCAAAATTTGAGAATGGTTTATTATATTCCACCTAAAGTTTGGGCTTGGGGGAAAAAGCGGATTGAAAAATTAAAGAAATTTGACGATGTTATCGTAATTTTTCCATTTGAAAAGGCATATTACGATGATACTTTGAAAAAAGATGAGTCAAAAGGGCTGAAAGTGGAATATTTTGGAAATCCGTTTGTTGACAAATATGAATTTTCTGACAAGTTGGGAGAAAAAATATTGTTACTTCCTGGAAGCAGACGACAGGAAATTGAAAAATTTTTGCCAGTAGTTATGGAACTGGTTAGAAATGAAAAAGTTAAAAATGAGAAATTTTTAATGAAGCTGGCGAGTGAGGACCATAGAAAATATATACGTGATTTTGAGAAAAAATATAAAATTGATGTTCATAAAATTCCAAATTTGGAAATAACTTTTGATGAAATAAAAAACATTCGGAAAGACTGCAAATATGCAATAGCGACTTCAGGAACAGTAACTTTTGAAATATCGCTGATGGGGCTGCCTGTGATTGTAGTTTATAAAACATCTAAAATCAATGCTTTTATTGCAAGAAAGATAGTCAAAATAAAATATATAACGCTTACTAATTTAAATGCGAATAGAGAGATTTTTAAGGAGCTGCTGCAGGAAAATTTTTCGGTGGAAAAATTGCTTGAAGAAATGGAAATTATGGAAAAAAATAAAGAAAATGTTGTTTTAGAATTAAAAAAAGAGAGAGAAAAATTAGGTGATTCTGGAGTTTTGGAAAAAATTGCCGATTATTTGTTAAAAAAATAG
- a CDS encoding LpxI family protein yields the protein MEKVGLIAGNGKLPELFINQCILKGIEPFSVYLFESVEESVKEHKNSVKYSVAQVGKIISYFKKNGVSQLIMLGKVEKNLIFSNLKFDLTATKILLSTKNKKDKNILKAIINYIESENIKVLPQNYLLDEYIAGNEVYTKASPSVNEEKTIEIGVEAARMLTDIDAGQTVVVKDESVIALEGVEGTDKAILRGGELAGKNCIVVKMARRNQDYRIDIPTIGLETIKKVVEINGRGIVIEADKMLFIEKEEVIKFANKNKIFIKGIKV from the coding sequence ATGGAAAAAGTAGGTCTGATTGCTGGAAATGGGAAATTGCCTGAATTATTTATAAATCAATGTATTTTGAAAGGAATTGAGCCGTTTTCGGTTTATCTGTTTGAAAGTGTGGAGGAAAGTGTAAAGGAGCATAAAAATTCTGTAAAATATAGCGTTGCTCAAGTTGGGAAAATAATCTCTTATTTTAAGAAAAATGGGGTAAGTCAGTTAATAATGCTTGGAAAAGTGGAAAAAAACCTGATTTTTTCAAATTTGAAATTTGATTTGACGGCAACTAAAATATTATTATCTACAAAAAATAAAAAAGATAAAAATATTTTAAAGGCAATAATTAATTACATTGAATCGGAAAACATTAAAGTCCTGCCACAGAATTATCTGTTGGACGAGTATATTGCTGGAAATGAAGTATATACAAAGGCTTCACCAAGCGTGAATGAGGAAAAAACAATAGAAATTGGGGTAGAAGCTGCACGAATGCTTACGGATATTGATGCAGGGCAGACTGTTGTTGTAAAGGATGAATCTGTTATTGCGTTGGAAGGTGTGGAAGGCACAGATAAGGCAATTTTACGTGGTGGGGAACTGGCCGGAAAAAACTGCATTGTGGTAAAAATGGCAAGGCGTAATCAGGATTATCGGATAGACATTCCAACGATTGGGCTGGAAACAATAAAAAAAGTTGTGGAAATCAATGGACGTGGGATTGTGATTGAAGCCGATAAAATGCTCTTTATTGAGAAAGAGGAAGTTATAAAATTTGCAAATAAAAATAAAATTTTTATAAAAGGAATCAAGGTTTAA